From Panicum hallii strain FIL2 chromosome 2, PHallii_v3.1, whole genome shotgun sequence, a single genomic window includes:
- the LOC112881218 gene encoding bisdemethoxycurcumin synthase-like — protein MGSAPATVGEIRRAQRADGPAAVLGIGTANPPTCVAQDDYPDYYFRVTSSEHLTDLKAKLTRICKKSGIKQRFMHLNEELLAANPDFTDRALPSLDARVDIASAAVPELAASAAAKAIAEWGRPATEITHLIFSTYSGARAPSADRRLASLLGLSPTVSRTMLNLHGCYGGGRSLQLAKELAENNRGARVLVACSEITLIAFYGPEGGCPDNILGQALFGDGAGAVIIGADPVSPVERPLFEMAFASQTTIPETEDAISMEITKGGMEYHISNQVPRLLGSNVERCLIDAFDALGVSAKWNDLFWAIHPGGRAILDHIEGVLGLDDGKLAASRHVLSQFGNMSGTTVIFVLDELRRRRAAKQEGEAPEEWGVVMAFGPGITIETMVLHAPSNLEGKLEI, from the exons ATGGGCAGCGCTCCGGCCACCGTCGGCGAGATCAGGCGTGCGCAGCGCGCGGATGGACCGGCCGCCGTGCTCGGCATCGGCACGGCGAACCCGCCGACGTGCGTGGCTCAGGACGACTACCCCGACTACTACTTCCGCGTCACCAGCAGCGAGCACCTCACCGACCTCAAGGCCAAGCTCACCAGGATCT GCAAGAAGTCGGGCATCAAGCAGCGCTTCATGCACCTCAACGAGGAGCTCCTCGCTGCCAACCCGGACTTCACCGACCGCGCGCTGCCATCCCTCGACGCCCGCGTGGacatcgcctccgccgccgtcccggaGCTCGCCGCGTCCGCGGCGGCCAAGGCAATCGCCGAGTGGGGGCGCCCGGCCACCGAGATCACCCACCTCATCTTCAGCACCTACTCCGGCGCTCGCGCCCCGAGCGCCGACCGCCGCCTCGCGTCGCTCCTGGGCCTCAGCCCTACGGTCTCCCGCACTATGCTCAACCTCCACGGCTGCTACGGCGGCGGCAGGTCGCTCCAGCTCGCTAAGGAGCTCGCCGAGAACAACCGCGGCGCGCGCGTCCTCGTGGCGTGCTCCGAGATCACGCTCATCGCCTTCTACGGGCCGGAAGGCGGCTGCCCGGACAACATCCTCGGCCAGGCTCTGTTCGGCGATGGCGCCGGCGCCGTCATCATCGGCGCCGACCCCGTCAGCCCCGTGGAGCGCCCCCTGTTCGAGATGGCCTTCGCCTCGCAGACCACGATACCGGAGACCGAGGATGCCATCTCCATGGAGATCACCAAAGGCGGCATGGAATACCACATCTCCAACCAGGTGCCACGGTTGCTGGGGAGCAACGTTGAACGCTGCCTGATCGACGCGTTCGACGCACTTGGCGTGAGTGCCAAATGGAACGACCTCTTCTGGGCCATCCACCCCGGCGGCCGTGCCATCCTGGACCACATCGAAGGAGTGCTCGGCCTCGACGACGGGAAGCTGGCGGCGAGCCGGCACGTGCTCAGCCAGTTCGGCAACATGAGCGGCACGACGGTGATCTTCGTGCTCGATGAGCTGCGCCGCCGTCGGGCTGCCAAGCAGGAAGGGGAAGCACCCGAGGAGTGGGGAGTGGTGATGGCGTTCGGACCGGGAATCACAATCGAGACCatggtgctgcacgcccctagCAATCTTGAGGGGAAACTAGAAATTTAA
- the LOC112882870 gene encoding bisdemethoxycurcumin synthase-like translates to MGSAPATVGEIRRAQRADGPAAVLGIGTANPPTCVAQDDYPDYYFRVTSSEHLTDLKAKLTRICKKSGIKQRFMHLNEELLAANPDFTDRALPSLDARVDIASAAVPELAASAAAKAIAEWGRPATEITHLIFSTYSGARAPSADRRLASLLGLSPTVSRTMLNLHGCYGGGRSLQLAKELAENNRGARVLVACSEITLIAFYGPEGGCPDNILGQALFGDGAGAVIIGADPVSPVERPLFEMAFASQTTIPETEDAISMEITKGGMEYHISNQVPRLLGSNVERCLIDAFDALGVSAKWNDLFWAIHPGGRAILDHIEGVLGLDDGKLAASRHVLSQFGNMSGTTVIFVLDELRRRRAAKQEGEAPEEWGVVMAFGPGITIETMVLHAPSNLGGN, encoded by the exons ATGGGCAGCGCTCCGGCCACCGTCGGCGAGATCAGGCGTGCGCAGCGCGCGGATGGACCGGCCGCCGTGCTCGGCATCGGCACGGCGAACCCGCCGACGTGCGTGGCTCAGGACGACTACCCCGACTACTACTTCCGCGTCACCAGCAGCGAGCACCTCACCGACCTCAAGGCCAAGCTCACCAGGATCT GCAAGAAGTCGGGCATCAAGCAGCGCTTCATGCACCTCAACGAGGAGCTCCTCGCTGCCAACCCGGACTTCACCGACCGCGCGCTGCCATCCCTCGACGCCCGCGTGGacatcgcctccgccgccgtcccggaGCTCGCCGCGTCCGCGGCGGCCAAGGCAATCGCCGAGTGGGGGCGCCCGGCCACCGAGATCACCCACCTCATCTTCAGCACCTACTCCGGTGCTCGCGCCCCGAGCGCCGACCGCCGCCTCGCGTCGCTCCTGGGCCTCAGCCCTACGGTCTCCCGCACTATGCTCAACCTCCACGGCTGCTACGGCGGCGGCAGGTCGCTCCAGCTCGCTAAGGAGCTCGCCGAGAACAACCGCGGCGCGCGCGTCCTCGTGGCGTGCTCCGAGATCACGCTCATCGCCTTCTATGGGCCGGAAGGCGGCTGCCCGGACAACATCCTCGGCCAGGCTCTGTTCGGCGATGGCGCCGGCGCCGTCATCATCGGCGCCGACCCCGTCAGCCCCGTGGAGCGCCCCCTGTTCGAGATGGCCTTCGCCTCGCAGACCACGATACCGGAGACCGAGGATGCCATCTCCATGGAGATCACCAAAGGCGGCATGGAATACCACATCTCCAACCAGGTGCCACGGTTGCTGGGGAGCAACGTTGAACGCTGCCTGATCGACGCGTTCGACGCACTTGGCGTGAGTGCCAAATGGAACGACCTCTTCTGGGCCATCCACCCCGGCGGCCGTGCCATCCTGGACCACATCGAAGGAGTGCTCGGCCTCGACGACGGGAAGCTGGCGGCGAGCCGGCACGTGCTCAGCCAGTTCGGCAACATGAGCGGCACGACGGTGATCTTCGTGCTCGATGAGCTGCGCCGCCGTCGGGCTGCCAAGCAGGAAGGGGAAGCACCCGAGGAGTGGGGAGTGGTGATGGCGTTCGGACCGGGAATCACAATCGAGACCatggtgctgcacgcccctagCAACCTTGGGGGAAACTAG